In a single window of the Phocoena sinus isolate mPhoSin1 chromosome 7, mPhoSin1.pri, whole genome shotgun sequence genome:
- the LOC116757194 gene encoding LOW QUALITY PROTEIN: glycine cleavage system H protein, mitochondrial-like (The sequence of the model RefSeq protein was modified relative to this genomic sequence to represent the inferred CDS: inserted 2 bases in 1 codon; deleted 1 base in 1 codon) has product MAPRVARSVRAAVCSLRAVSAPNVPCPPRPWGLRAGAVRALRTGPALLSGRKFTDQHEWVTAENGVGTVGISNFAQEALGDVVYCSLPEVGTKLNKXEEFGVLESVKAASELYSPLSGELTEINEALAENPGLVNRSCYEDGWLIKMTLSNSSELDELMSEEAYEKYVKSIEE; this is encoded by the exons ATGGCGCCGCGAGTGGCACGGAGCGTGCGGGCCGCGGTCTGCAGCCTGCGCGCCGTCTCTGCGCCCAACGTGCCCTGCCCGCCGCGGCCCTGGGGACTGCGGGCGGGCGCCGTCCGGGCGCTGCGCACCGGGCCCGCTCTGCTGTCGGGTCGTAAATTCACAGACCAACATGAATGGGTAACAGCAGAAAACGGTGTTGGAACAGTGGGAATCAGTAATTTTGCACAGGAAGCTTTGGGAGATGTTGTTTACTGTAGTCTGCCTGAAGTTGGGACAAAATTGAACAA CGAGGAATTTGGTGTTTTGGAAAGTGTGAAAGCTGCTAGTGAACTCTATTCTCCTCTATCAGGAGAATTAACTGAAATTAATGAAGCTCTGGCAGAA AATCCAGGACTTGTCAACAGATCTTGCTATGAAGATGGTTGGCTGATCAAGATGACACTCAGTAACTCTTCAGAACTAGATGAACTAATGAGTGAAGAAGCATATGAGAAATACGTAAAATCTATTGAGGAGTGA